One Jeotgalicoccus saudimassiliensis DNA window includes the following coding sequences:
- a CDS encoding helix-turn-helix domain-containing protein, with translation MKINNSAIISRRKEYGVSQSSLSLKTGVSVSTISRLEKGENVGFVYVVKIMTALDLTLEDVIIRLTPAVDMKITEELDLIREQSRLDLLEKTLNKITLNEWRSNNKLSVYYDWHRAIVLKMQNDSAGALKCLDNAFKRIEDKSSLEYLKAGLYMAKGNVLYGDGSEGLYYYTQAAHVYSSNSDKVYYRTAVKLYINLMRGYGSTKEYSKILQCAKRAKNLLQKNESTFLLKKIEWLEKKALEALNEPQIV, from the coding sequence TCCCAATCATCGCTGTCACTGAAAACGGGAGTATCAGTGTCGACAATCAGCCGGCTGGAAAAAGGGGAGAATGTCGGCTTTGTTTATGTGGTAAAAATAATGACAGCACTGGATTTGACACTGGAAGATGTGATTATCAGACTGACTCCGGCAGTGGATATGAAAATAACAGAAGAACTCGATTTAATCAGGGAGCAGTCCAGACTGGACCTTCTGGAAAAGACGCTGAATAAGATAACGTTGAACGAGTGGCGGAGCAACAATAAATTGTCAGTGTATTATGACTGGCACAGAGCGATTGTTTTAAAGATGCAGAATGATTCTGCCGGTGCACTGAAGTGTCTGGACAATGCATTTAAACGAATAGAAGATAAAAGCTCGCTCGAATATTTAAAAGCCGGTTTGTATATGGCAAAGGGAAATGTACTGTACGGTGACGGCAGCGAGGGTCTGTACTATTATACTCAGGCGGCTCATGTCTACAGCAGTAATTCCGACAAAGTATACTACCGGACAGCTGTTAAACTGTATATTAACCTGATGAGAGGATATGGAAGTACGAAAGAGTACAGTAAAATTCTGCAGTGTGCAAAAAGAGCAAAGAACCTCCTGCAGAAGAATGAATCGACTTTTCTGCTCAAAAAGATTGAATGGCTGGAGAAGAAAGCACTCGAAGCGTTAAATGAACCGCAAATTGTTTGA